GAGGCCGATTCGCTTCGACTCCTCGATCCCTTCCCTCCATCCAACACGAAAGTCCTCGTAAGCAAAAGGGATCCCGAATCTCCTGGCCGCGCTCTCTCCTATCTCTCTGATCAATTCGTGCTTCTGCTGCTTGCTGTAGAGAAGGGTGGTAGTGAAGCCGCCGAAACGCCCTTTCTTGGCCATCTTGGCCGTCGCCTCGAGACGCCGGTTATAGCAGTAGGCACAGCGGTTCTCCTCGCGGAAAACCACGTCTCTTATGAAACCCTCGACGTCATACTCGTCCCGGATGATGAGTCGCACCCCTTGAGATCGAAAAAACGCCTCGGCCGCCTCTCGCCGCCTCAGATATTCCTGAAAGGGGTGGATATTGGGGTTGTAGAAGAATCCAAAGACCTCGCTGTCGGCCTTCTTCAGCCGCCTGAGGGGGAAGATGGCACAATTGGCGCAACACACGTGAAGCAGAACCCTCCTCGTT
This sequence is a window from Deltaproteobacteria bacterium. Protein-coding genes within it:
- a CDS encoding epoxyqueuosine reductase QueH, whose protein sequence is MEETRRVLLHVCCANCAIFPLRRLKKADSEVFGFFYNPNIHPFQEYLRRREAAEAFFRSQGVRLIIRDEYDVEGFIRDVVFREENRCAYCYNRRLEATAKMAKKGRFGGFTTTLLYSKQQKHELIREIGESAARRFGIPFAYEDFRVGWREGIEESKRIGLYRQEYCGCIYSEKERYLGRGRRQTKTSMI